The following proteins are co-located in the Diorhabda carinulata isolate Delta chromosome 4, icDioCari1.1, whole genome shotgun sequence genome:
- the LOC130893023 gene encoding uncharacterized protein LOC130893023, with amino-acid sequence MITDSLPTTVFCDFAEALDWFDHEIMITKLENYGIRGVPSKMFVSYVECGKKLVGANSKVSSQLPGSSCMTPWSGLNIQTLHFTIGEDLITTKSWSDTNGLCLNTNKTLVSSYKGASLVLKINSDIIILLFVGYSQATFRLFGKDSIASKAADFLGMNNLIRVDGDARAKVFGNEVGVDAAVGISKDEAGAHAGGNADVLGQKLNLHADILDGHEISQRIHQVYRDDNGRQYVLQPDYIGSKKVYRRKYLDDGVYLDKGNDNGSNGATNRIDKVSINSDNQPKLSAGKASEVYFTGNNGIPSNPVDDESVVIRGDDDTEYWVRGNNGKLIRTHVNNDEAIPQQNGEYYYHFE; translated from the exons ATGATAACGGACAGTTTACCTACtacagttttttgtgattttgctGAGGCCTTAGATTGGTTTGATCATGAAATAATGATTACCAAACTAGAAAATTATGGCATCCGAGGTGTTCCCTCAAAAATGTTTGTATCTTACGTTGAATGTGGAAAAAAATTGGTAGGAGCTAACAGTAAAGTTTCAAGTCAATTGCCAGGAAGCAGTTGT ATGACACCCTGGAGTGGTCTAAATATACAAACCTTACATTTTACCATAGGCGAAGATCTCATTACTACTAAGTCTTGGTCTGACACCAACGGTCTCTGTTTAAACActaataaaactttagtttcatCTTATAAAGGAGCTTCACTAGTTCTAAAAATCAACAGTGAC attatcattttattatttgtggGATATTCCCAAGCTACATTTCGGCTATTTGGCAAAGATAGTATCGCAAGTAAAGCAGCAGATTTTTTGGGCATGAATAACCTTATTAGAGTAGATGGAGATGCCCGTGCCAAAGTTTTTGGTAACGAAGTAGGAGTAGATGCCGCTGTTGGAATAAGTAAAGACGAAGCTGGTGCACACGCAGGCGGTAACGCCGATGTTTTAGGACAAAAACTTAATTTACATGCTGATATCCTCGACGGACATGAAATTAGTCAAAGAATTCATCAAGTATATAg AGACGACAATGGTCGCCAGTACGTCCTTCAACCCGATTATATTGGATCAAAAAAAGTTTATCGAAGAAAATATCTTGACGATGGTGTCTATTTGGACAAAGGAAATGATAATGGTAGTAATGGTGCCACCAATCGAATAGATAAGGTATCAATAAATAGTGACAATCAACCCAAACTCTCTGCTGGTAAAGCATCAGAAGTTTATTTTACTGGAAATAATGGGATTCCTAGCAATCCTGTTGACGATGAATCGGTTGTTATTAGAG gGGACGATGATACCGAATATTGGGTGAGAGGAAATAATGGTAAACTAATTCGAACCCACGTTAACAATGATGAAGCGATTCCACAACAGAATGGAGAATATTACTATCACTTTGAGTGA